A part of Saccharomonospora amisosensis genomic DNA contains:
- a CDS encoding alpha/beta hydrolase: MPSWFDNELAGWCVSAADTDEPKRYRIGRRGLLLGALGGIAAGAASFNAGSQSLDWALRRSITLSSPLSGTGFTRLERVYSRARGRWVELALTLPTRNPPAGMPISLLLHGRHGSARTAAPEGLAQCLAGAVARGRVPPFGFLAVDGGDSYWHEHRPGDDPMGMLLLEVPNWLKELRLSGEGGIPFACAGISMGGFGSLLYARHRAQRRSRLRAVGAISPALLTSWQQMRKRRAFNGPLDWASMDPLRHIQDIGDVPIGVWCGTQDPFISGTRRFISATNPEVAFIAEGKHNGEFFSRVAPGLVAFLGRHAPKPVRQGS, encoded by the coding sequence GTGCCGTCCTGGTTCGACAACGAGCTTGCGGGGTGGTGCGTGTCCGCCGCGGACACCGACGAGCCGAAGCGGTACCGGATCGGCAGACGTGGTCTGCTGCTGGGAGCACTGGGCGGGATCGCGGCGGGCGCGGCGTCCTTCAACGCGGGTTCCCAATCACTGGACTGGGCGTTACGACGTTCGATCACCCTGTCCTCCCCGCTGTCGGGGACCGGTTTCACCCGGCTGGAACGGGTTTACTCGCGTGCTCGCGGCCGCTGGGTCGAGCTGGCGCTGACACTGCCGACCCGGAACCCACCGGCAGGAATGCCGATCTCTCTGCTGCTGCACGGCCGCCACGGGTCGGCACGCACGGCGGCGCCGGAGGGGCTGGCCCAGTGCCTGGCCGGCGCGGTGGCACGCGGAAGGGTGCCTCCGTTCGGCTTCCTCGCCGTCGACGGCGGTGACAGCTACTGGCACGAGCACAGACCGGGCGACGACCCCATGGGCATGCTGCTGCTAGAGGTGCCGAACTGGCTGAAGGAACTGCGCCTTTCCGGGGAGGGTGGAATCCCGTTCGCGTGCGCGGGCATTTCGATGGGCGGCTTCGGCTCGCTGCTCTATGCCAGGCACCGTGCGCAGCGGCGCAGCCGGCTAAGGGCGGTCGGTGCCATCTCGCCCGCCCTGCTGACCAGTTGGCAGCAGATGCGCAAGCGCCGCGCCTTCAACGGGCCCCTCGATTGGGCATCGATGGACCCGCTGCGGCACATCCAGGACATTGGCGACGTGCCGATAGGCGTGTGGTGTGGCACGCAGGACCCGTTCATCTCAGGGACACGCCGGTTCATCAGCGCGACCAATCCCGAAGTGGCGTTCATAGCCGAGGGCAAACACAACGGGGAATTCTTCAGCCGGGTCGCACCCGGGCTGGTCGCCTTCCTCGGCAGGCACGCCCCTAAGCCCGTTCGCCAGGGGTCCTGA
- a CDS encoding sensor histidine kinase yields the protein MTAIGELGAGGFSHQALLYHDGPGYLASTVSFVLDGLDAGVPVAVVVPGPNLDRIEAALGSAARQVRLLDMTDVGRNAGRLIPSVLHDFADAHHSNVRIVGEPIWPERSNEEYAACVQHEALLNAAFAGSAANILCPYDASRLSAQAIADAHATHPIIADESGTRASKAYAPDGALSRYNLPLTAPSDAEELPFDLGSLTKARHFAVARGAAFGLSEDRLDDLALAVAELCANSVQHGGGTGTLWVWREQDHVVAQVHDRGHLKDPLAGRRPVSPHRAGGRGLLLVHQVVDLVRTHSTPEGTTTRVYLRL from the coding sequence GTGACAGCGATAGGCGAGCTGGGTGCGGGTGGATTCTCGCATCAAGCGCTGCTTTATCACGATGGCCCTGGTTATCTCGCGAGTACCGTTTCGTTCGTGCTGGACGGGCTGGACGCAGGGGTGCCGGTCGCCGTCGTGGTGCCTGGGCCGAACCTGGATCGCATCGAGGCCGCGCTGGGTTCGGCGGCGCGGCAGGTCCGCCTGCTGGACATGACGGACGTCGGCCGCAACGCCGGTCGCCTCATCCCCTCAGTTCTGCACGACTTCGCCGACGCTCACCACAGCAATGTCCGAATCGTAGGCGAGCCGATCTGGCCGGAACGCTCGAACGAGGAGTACGCGGCCTGCGTCCAGCACGAAGCGTTGCTCAACGCCGCCTTCGCCGGGTCGGCGGCGAACATTCTCTGTCCCTACGACGCCTCGCGGCTGTCCGCACAGGCAATTGCAGACGCGCACGCAACCCACCCGATAATCGCGGACGAGTCAGGTACGCGAGCCAGCAAGGCATACGCGCCCGATGGTGCCTTATCGCGATACAACCTGCCGCTGACAGCCCCGAGCGACGCCGAGGAGCTGCCGTTCGACCTCGGCAGCCTCACCAAGGCCCGGCACTTCGCGGTCGCCCGTGGTGCCGCGTTCGGCCTCAGTGAGGACCGGCTGGACGACCTCGCACTTGCCGTCGCGGAGTTGTGTGCCAACAGCGTCCAGCACGGTGGCGGCACGGGCACGCTGTGGGTGTGGCGCGAGCAAGATCATGTCGTCGCGCAGGTCCACGACCGCGGGCACCTGAAAGATCCCCTTGCCGGGCGGCGGCCCGTGAGCCCGCACCGGGCAGGCGGCCGAGGCCTGCTGCTCGTCCACCAGGTCGTCGACCTGGTTCGCACCCATTCGACACCCGAGGGCACCACCACCCGCGTCTACCTGCGCCTCTGA